The DNA sequence ATCACGGGTTGGAAATCCGTTCAGAGCAGATTGAGATGATGCAATCGCTTTTTGACTTCCACCAAGCCGAAACTTCCCAAAATCTGGCAATCGAGGCTGCGCCTGGCATCGGGAAGACTTTGGCCTATCTGTTGCCTGCAGCTTATCAGGCGACTCCCGCAAATAAAGTCCTAATCAGCACCTCTACACTCCTTTTGCAGGAACAGATCATGGATAACGAGATGACCCGGTTGCGCAAAATGCTGCCGTTCGAGTTGCAGGTAAGCTCATTGAAAGGGAAGACGAACATCGTCCATCTGGAGAAATTGGCCGCATTGACCTTGGAAGCCCTCACCAAAAAAGAATCCTTGATTATGATGAGCATCTATGTCTGGTTGACTGAGACGGAAACCGGGGATATCAGCGAACTGAGCCAAGCCCAGAACTTTGATTTTCTCTGGGAAAAGCTGACCTTCGAAAGTCACGAGGCCCCTTTGAAGGGGAAATGGGCAGATGATGATTTTTTTGCCTTCAACAACAAGAAAGCGGAACAATCCAGCCTGATCGTCACGAACCATTCATTTTTGAGTCATCACATCGATGATCTGGCTATTTTTGACCATTGTGCATCAATAAACCTGATCCTTGATGAGGCGCATCAGTTCCCGCGCATCTATCAGGATGCGCACAAGAAAAGCGTGGCCCTGTCCATCCTGAAACGGCGATTGAAACGCTTCGGCTACTTCCTGCGGGATTATCGCGAGGCAATAGAGAAGTCTCCGAATGGAGATTCCCTGGACTATGATTTGTTCAACCTCGAATTTGCGATTGATCAACTGCAGCAGGAATGTGCTCATTCAGAAGAAGTATTGATGCGTTCCCTGATCCATGAGGTGGGGGAAAAGGGTGAAGTTTATCTCGATGAGAATTTCCAGATTGAAAATGGAATGAAGAAAAACTTCAAGAAAATGCACAAGTACATACAGGAGACAAGACTTGCCGCCATGCGTTGCCTGGACAAAGCCGGCTTGAGGAATGATCCGGTTATGGGTCCGCGCGCTAAGGCATTGGTGGATGACTTGGATGCGGTCCAAATCAATCTGCAGTATTTTTCTGAAGAGCGCTTAGGCACCTATCATGTCCTGCACTATTCCTGGAATAATGACCTGCTTTCGTTGGTGATCGAAATCAACCAGATCGATTTGTCGGATGAAATCCATTCCAAAATAAAAGAGCGATTCAGCAGAACCGTTTATTTGAGTTCGACGCTCAAAGTGGATGACTCGCTTGACTATTTCAAAAACAAAATCGGCGAAGTGGAATTGCAGGAAGCGTATTTTGCTTCACCCTACAAGTTGAGCGAACGCTTGCGGATTTTCCTTCCGACGGACATCGCTGCCATCACCTCATTGGACGACAAACAAGCGGCCAAACAGATTGTTGCTACGATGCAGGAAATCGTACTCCCGCAACAAGGCAAAGCTTTGGTTTTATTCACATCCAATCGCTTGCTGGAGGAAGTCCATAACCAACTCAAAAATGCTGCCTCTTCCGGATTCCCGGGAACGGAAGTACTCGCTCAAGGCTTCTCCGGCAGCCGGAGAAGGATGCACAATCGCTTCATGTCGGCCGATGCTGCCATTTTGCTGGGTTCTGCTTCTTACTGGGAAGGCATCGACTTTTCCGATCAAGCTGTTGAGATCCTAGTGATCACCAGACTGCCGTTCGATCCGCCGCATCGTCCGGAAAATGCTGCCTTGCAAGTGTATCACCAGGATAAAGGAAAGAAGGCATTCTATGAAGAGTTTCTTCCGCGAGCGATGATCCGTCTGAAACAGGGGATAGGCAGGCTCGTCCGCTCCAGAAATACGAAAGGCGTCGTCATTTGCCTGGACGACAGGTTGATCAAAAGCAACTATTCCAAACGGATGCTACAGATGCTTCCGGAGGGTGTAGGGATAAAAGTAGCCAATCAAACGGAAATAAATGCAGAAATTCAAGAATTTCTGAAAAAATAATGCGGTGGGATATTCCATCAGCATGCAGTTTAAGGTATCATTAACAATTAGGTGAGATTGCGATTAAAATTTCAACCAAGGATAAGGAAGTGGAAGATGTGAAGAAGAATGTCATTGTTGGGACGATTGTGCTTCTTTTCCTGATGATCGTCAGCTCCTACACGATATTTTACCGAAGCCAGCAGCCGATACTGCAAGCGGAGAAAGAAG is a window from the Trichococcus shcherbakoviae genome containing:
- a CDS encoding helicase C-terminal domain-containing protein produces the protein MKKTYAIVDLETTGSSFKRGDRIIQFGCTLLQAGKIVQEINITINPGRKIPDVIEKLTGIRNKDVKEAPYFEDVCDFIYNTLEGCIFVAHNVHFDYHFLENSFHEVGMPPLSLRAMDTVELTKILYPTLSSYRLGDLSNHFLLTHDSAHDAASDAHATAELFLQLKEKANNLPLVTLEKLNFLSAHCQVDNDSFFYESYEIAKEMRSPLPQKIYVKNGLALKEKDILLEQTAYREKEISDFSEVAKSLMENHGLEIRSEQIEMMQSLFDFHQAETSQNLAIEAAPGIGKTLAYLLPAAYQATPANKVLISTSTLLLQEQIMDNEMTRLRKMLPFELQVSSLKGKTNIVHLEKLAALTLEALTKKESLIMMSIYVWLTETETGDISELSQAQNFDFLWEKLTFESHEAPLKGKWADDDFFAFNNKKAEQSSLIVTNHSFLSHHIDDLAIFDHCASINLILDEAHQFPRIYQDAHKKSVALSILKRRLKRFGYFLRDYREAIEKSPNGDSLDYDLFNLEFAIDQLQQECAHSEEVLMRSLIHEVGEKGEVYLDENFQIENGMKKNFKKMHKYIQETRLAAMRCLDKAGLRNDPVMGPRAKALVDDLDAVQINLQYFSEERLGTYHVLHYSWNNDLLSLVIEINQIDLSDEIHSKIKERFSRTVYLSSTLKVDDSLDYFKNKIGEVELQEAYFASPYKLSERLRIFLPTDIAAITSLDDKQAAKQIVATMQEIVLPQQGKALVLFTSNRLLEEVHNQLKNAASSGFPGTEVLAQGFSGSRRRMHNRFMSADAAILLGSASYWEGIDFSDQAVEILVITRLPFDPPHRPENAALQVYHQDKGKKAFYEEFLPRAMIRLKQGIGRLVRSRNTKGVVICLDDRLIKSNYSKRMLQMLPEGVGIKVANQTEINAEIQEFLKK